A stretch of the Synechocystis sp. PCC 7338 genome encodes the following:
- a CDS encoding two-component system response regulator, translated as MNQISPLRIFLLDDHPYSRIASADLLRLNNYQIIEGETTQGFSCGQVVEQVEKVAPDLVLMDVNLTHQNGIELCQAIKHSSAGQHIPVILTNAMDDPQCRLRSRASGADAYLLKPLERVELLNQVDLLIQKKKLTESVAQIEQVLFRLAAVIEERYAVGEASITCSQLVAGFGQFLGLEQGQIDDLVFAARLHDLGMIQVPDEIMLKQGPLNSTELDCVRDHVHVAATIFEPLAGRRAVGEIMRYHHERWDGSGYPDGLRGKEIPLLAQVFQIIDIFTALTNNRRYKQAVNTVQALEILQGEAQRGWRNPEMVEEFVNFINKNSTEGSLAQQLH; from the coding sequence GTGAACCAAATTTCTCCCCTCCGTATTTTTTTGCTCGATGACCACCCCTACAGTCGCATCGCCAGCGCCGACCTTTTACGTTTGAACAACTACCAAATCATTGAAGGGGAAACCACCCAGGGATTTAGTTGTGGCCAAGTGGTGGAACAGGTGGAAAAAGTTGCTCCAGACTTAGTGTTGATGGATGTCAATTTAACCCACCAAAATGGCATTGAACTGTGCCAAGCAATCAAACATAGCTCCGCCGGGCAACATATTCCTGTCATCCTCACCAATGCCATGGATGACCCCCAATGTCGTCTCCGTAGTCGGGCTAGTGGAGCCGATGCCTATTTACTCAAACCCTTGGAGCGGGTGGAACTGCTCAATCAAGTGGATTTATTGATCCAGAAAAAGAAATTAACGGAATCTGTGGCCCAGATTGAACAGGTTTTGTTTCGTTTAGCGGCGGTGATCGAGGAACGTTACGCTGTCGGCGAAGCTAGCATTACGTGTAGTCAACTAGTGGCGGGTTTTGGCCAATTTCTCGGTCTAGAACAGGGACAAATTGATGACCTCGTTTTTGCGGCCCGTCTACACGATTTGGGCATGATCCAAGTACCCGATGAAATTATGCTCAAACAAGGGCCCCTCAACTCCACAGAATTGGACTGTGTAAGGGACCATGTCCATGTGGCAGCCACCATTTTTGAACCCCTGGCTGGACGCAGAGCTGTGGGGGAAATTATGCGTTATCACCATGAACGATGGGATGGCAGTGGTTACCCTGACGGCCTCCGGGGGAAGGAAATTCCGCTGCTGGCACAGGTTTTTCAAATCATTGATATTTTCACTGCTTTGACTAATAATCGTCGCTATAAGCAAGCGGTAAATACAGTCCAGGCCTTGGAGATTTTACAAGGAGAAGCCCAACGGGGTTGGCGTAACCCAGAAATGGTGGAAGAGTTTGTCAATTTTATTAACAAAAATTCCACAGAAGGGAGTTTGGCCCAACAGTTGCATTAG
- a CDS encoding energy-coupling factor ABC transporter ATP-binding protein, with amino-acid sequence MFPPAPAIVAQDLSFQWSPTRPGLHNCSLAVPQGQFWMLLGTNGSGKSTLLRLLAGLLTPHGGVVKLAEPMGFVFQNPDHQLVMPTVGADIAFGLVKEKLSPQEVKCRVGEALQAVNLADMARRPIYALSGGQKQRIAIAGAIARHCAVLLLDEPTALLDRDSQRELVLQVQKLVKERGITALWVTHRLEELDYCDGAFLLEEGKIVAQGDPKPLEQRMMNKTAV; translated from the coding sequence ATGTTTCCCCCTGCCCCCGCCATCGTCGCCCAGGATCTGAGTTTTCAGTGGTCCCCCACCCGTCCTGGTTTGCACAACTGTAGCCTGGCGGTGCCTCAGGGCCAATTTTGGATGCTGTTGGGCACCAATGGTAGTGGAAAATCTACCCTGTTAAGGTTATTGGCGGGACTCCTCACTCCCCATGGCGGTGTAGTGAAATTAGCGGAGCCCATGGGCTTTGTTTTCCAAAATCCTGACCATCAATTGGTCATGCCCACCGTAGGAGCCGACATTGCCTTTGGTTTAGTCAAAGAAAAACTATCTCCCCAGGAGGTGAAATGTCGAGTCGGAGAAGCTCTTCAGGCAGTTAACTTAGCCGATATGGCCCGCCGACCCATCTACGCCCTCAGTGGTGGTCAAAAACAACGCATTGCCATTGCCGGGGCGATCGCCAGACACTGTGCTGTTCTGTTGTTGGATGAACCCACTGCCCTGCTAGACCGAGACAGTCAACGGGAATTAGTATTGCAAGTACAAAAACTAGTCAAAGAAAGGGGCATCACCGCCCTATGGGTAACCCATCGCTTGGAAGAGCTAGACTATTGTGATGGAGCTTTTCTGCTGGAAGAAGGCAAAATTGTGGCCCAAGGAGACCCCAAACCCCTTGAGCAGAGGATGATGAACAAGACCGCAGTTTAA
- a CDS encoding homogentisate phytyltransferase, translating into MATIQALWRFSRPHTIIGTTLSVWTVYLLAMLGHGTPDIFLASLSLVLGAWLACLLGNVYIVGLNQLWDVEIDRINKPNLPLANGDFSIAQGLWIVGLCGVASLAIAWGLGLWLGLTVGISLIIGTAYSVPPVRLKRFSLLAALCILTVRGIVVNLGLFLFFRTGLGSPPTLITPIWVLTLFILVFTVAIAVFKDVPDMEGDRQFKIQTLTLQIGKQNVFIGTLILLTICYVAMVIWGLWTVFPLNIPVFIGSHLFLLFLLWERSRGVNLEDKGEIATFYQFIWKLFFLEYLLYPLAIWLPAFKLSIF; encoded by the coding sequence ATGGCAACTATCCAAGCTTTGTGGCGCTTTTCCCGACCCCACACCATCATTGGTACTACCTTGAGTGTTTGGACGGTGTACCTATTGGCCATGCTGGGGCACGGTACTCCAGATATTTTTCTAGCTTCCCTTAGTTTGGTTTTGGGCGCTTGGCTGGCTTGCCTGTTGGGCAATGTTTACATTGTCGGCCTAAATCAGTTGTGGGACGTTGAAATTGACCGCATCAATAAGCCGAATTTGCCCCTCGCTAACGGAGATTTTTCCATCGCCCAGGGCCTTTGGATTGTGGGACTTTGTGGCGTTGCTTCCTTGGCGATCGCCTGGGGATTAGGGCTATGGCTGGGGTTAACGGTGGGGATTAGTTTAATCATTGGCACGGCCTATTCTGTCCCCCCGGTGAGATTAAAGCGCTTTTCTCTGCTGGCGGCCCTGTGTATTCTCACAGTGCGGGGAATTGTCGTTAACTTAGGCTTATTTTTATTTTTTAGAACTGGTTTGGGTTCTCCCCCTACCCTGATTACTCCCATCTGGGTTTTGACTCTATTTATTTTAGTTTTCACCGTGGCGATCGCCGTCTTTAAAGATGTACCGGATATGGAAGGCGATAGACAATTCAAAATTCAAACCTTAACCCTACAAATTGGCAAACAAAATGTATTTATTGGAACGCTAATTTTGTTAACCATTTGCTACGTCGCCATGGTTATTTGGGGCTTATGGACTGTATTTCCTCTGAATATACCAGTTTTTATTGGCTCCCATTTGTTTTTATTATTCTTGCTTTGGGAGCGGAGTCGGGGGGTGAATTTGGAAGACAAGGGGGAAATTGCTACTTTTTATCAATTTATCTGGAAATTATTTTTCTTGGAATATTTACTTTATCCCCTAGCCATTTGGTTGCCCGCTTTTAAGTTGAGTATATTTTGA